Genomic segment of Salvia hispanica cultivar TCC Black 2014 chromosome 2, UniMelb_Shisp_WGS_1.0, whole genome shotgun sequence:
TTGTTTgagttttgatgatttttccgATGTgcttataatttaaattgcttcggaagtttctttatttctgGTAATGATAGAGAGCATTGGTCTAAACGAGGATCAATCGATATCTCCATAAACGAAAGCTTTTCTTGGCTCCATGGCTTGAGTTATTGACGGTCTCTGGAGCTGATTCTTTTAGGTGaaaatatgtcatatttttatgagattttacttttaattaccattttatttttgtgtgaaGTCTTACAGAGAGTTTTCCAACACGACTCATGCAAACAACGAATAGATACGAATTCATGAAAATGTGTTTTTTATGATGGATTCGAATGTTATACCAATTGCTCTAATGATATATAGTTTCGTTTTAAATGGAGATGAATTCTAGCTGTATAAGGATAACAAAAAGGTTCTTGTCTGGTTTCTACATTCTACCTGGTAAAACTGGATTCCCGATCTGACAGAAAGTATAAATCCACAAGGCAAATGAGAAGAAAAGGACTATAAATAAGGGAACAGGTTGATTTATAGGCATATATTGGTCCAGAAAATAAATACCATAGCTCCACTCAATAAAATCTTAGGTAAAAagattactataaaaaaattcggTCTCCATTGCACGAATAGACATGAAAAGGAACTCAAGCTTATCCACCAGGCTGCTTAACATATCCTGACCCGGATCTACGCAATCAGAGCCTCTGCctgttcttcttcttggctCCGGACTTGGAAACCTTGAGGCTTCTGTTAACAACACTTAGCCTAGCAAGTGCTGCCTTCTTTAGGTCCGGCCTGTAATGGTTATCAGCCACCTGCAATCACAGGAAAAGGTGTTAATATGACGTGCATAAACATCATTCACAAGGACTCAAGcaataataattaacaaatatgATTGTTTTTAGTTAAGCAACATTATCAACTTGATCTATTTCCTTTATAAAGATCATTATCTGAGAAGAGTGTTATTTAGCACAGAAAAGGATTCTCAAAACTCAAGAGATAAGACCATAAAAGAGAGCTGAGCATATAAACAACACTAATACTCACTCTGTCCCATTCAAGGTGTccacctttcctttttagtttgtaccactcaagatgtccaccactttctatatttgaaaataaatcctctctcctctcttctcATTAAAGTattcaataacatttttcgcTCTACTTACTCCCCCTAACAACTAGTCCTAAAATCCTGTGgcactcaagaatgtggacatgggtgggacgaagggagtaacaTTTTTGCTAAGACAGTTTGGTCACATTAAGAGTTCTCGTTGATGAGTTTATCACTAGTGTAGACTCAAACTTCGCAAAACACAGAAATAACATAGATTAAGCACTAGCAAAAACAGGGTACGTGTAATATTACCTGATTGACGACAGCCTTTGCCATACGGTTGAATTCCTTCTTCATGAGAGACTTGTTAAGCAAAGTGGAGGGCTTGTTCTGTTTCTTGGTCTTAGTTGTTGCAAGCAGCACAGACTGATCCTTTCCTGGTTGAATGGTCACAGTTTTCTTGTTTGCCAACCCTATTAATTAGGATTCATTAGCAAAATAAGATGTGCAGAGTAGAGTTCAATGTGATGGACAGTGCATAAATAGCCGACTTTCAACAGATATCCATTCGATAACAAATTAGAAAACTTCAGCAAAGGTAgcaccaaaaaaatcaaaacctcTGAATCTCTTTATTTAACAATAAGCAATACTCCAAGTGTCCGTACAAATGCTAGGTACACACAGATTTGCGATATGAGAAGCCAGAATTTCAACTGGTAACAATTAAAACGGCGTAAGCTTGATCAATTTTATGGCGAataataaatccaaaaatcatgtaaaataaCCAAATTATTCcgaacacaaataaaaatttcatggaAGATGTTTAGCGTATATTTCCATCAATGATAAAACATATCACGCTACAAGGGGAAAAAGTCGAGAAACAAACCAGAGTGCTTGTAGGAGTGCAAGTTGTAGAGATTGTTAGGCTCCTTGCTGAACTTCACACTGGCGGTGCCGTTCCCGAACTCCTTCACCAAAAACGAATTGTTCTTCTTCACGATCTCCCATATCAGCTGCCCAGGAACCGTCGCCATTTCTATTACAATACAAAAAGAGGTAGAATCAAATAAGAGTAATCATTGCTTAAAATCGCAGCTATACAGTGTTGATGAGCGAGAATCGACCTGATAGAGAGAGGAATGGGGAATCGAGGATTTCACAGTGAGGCGGCTTGAGAAAGAGCGACGGAGACGATGTTGTGAAATATATGTGTGATTTGGGAATCGCGGGCATAACCCTATGGGCCTGTTcagtttccattttagttacGGCAGAATTGAAACATGGGCTGATTTGAGAGTGTTTGGCCCATACAAGTATGACCCATATCTTGGGTTTAGTAAGGAATTATCCCAGATTTGGTTGGgggtttaattttattttatatattttcctaTGTGTTGTGGACCAAAATAGCCCTGTCAACAATCTAAATCCAACACTACTCTGCGAAAACGAAAAAATTTGGGGGCGATTTTCACATAATTTCACAGTCCTCCGTCCTACAAAGAGGGACAACCTCTGAATGAGGAAATAGTTCGCCTTCAAGAATACGGAACGGGGCTTCAACTTGTGATCATGTATGCTTGAATTTCACGTTTTCATTGTTCAATTGCCGATGAATCGATTGCAGCTGGTGAGCTCTGTTGAGCTTTTCTAAAGGCTACTTGCTCTTTATTTTCGTAGATTTTTTATCATGCACGTTATTTTGCTGGCATGACCCAATTcgtaatactaataataattgttatatctaatcaaaattatatcaaagtaatataataacaataaacaatattaaaacCTCAAAAGTTATATTATTGCATGcctaaaataacaaaacattaAATACTGGAGTATAACAATTGTCTCTACAAGcataaacttaaaaaaattcaatatctCAGTCATTTCTGTGTATTCAGAAACCATTAATATTTGGTGTGCCCCATTTGTGACTGTGTTTGTGTCGCACACATTTGGAGCCTACTCCAAGTAGGGAAGTCATGGATCCCATCCCAATGCACAAGCATAGGAGACAAAGTCGAAGTTATATAGAACCATATAATTCCGTTGCTCTATGTGCAGTGTAACTAATCCTTCCGATTCACGGTTGTGTAtgcttttaaaattatgaactttctaaACTAGTCTAAATAAACATTACTAGATGCGGACTCTACtattcattaatattaattttgttacctagtttctttctctttcttaatcTATAAACTACACAATAAAagataatactccatccaccctacaataggagtcacatttggtGTTTGctacggattttaaaaaatgtaaagaatattgggttggaaaaagttagtggaatatgttgtccacttttttatattggttttataatataatgttagtaaaatgagttagtggaatgtgaccatttatggtaaaagtgatatgtgacttttattgtgAGACTGAtcgaaatataaaaatatgactcttattatgggacggaggagaaAATATTCAGTGCTCCGGACACACCACGTGACATGATGACGTGGTGTATCCCACTAATTAAAAGCTGACAAATGGAAGTAgtagaaatatagaaattgCACTATATAAGGTATCTAATTgttataaatagaataaaattttgaaatttaaaaacatttcaatttacaatttaaactattaatatatatatatatataatgataataaaaaaaatcatttttttatttatctatacACATCGTGTAAGACTAatttatataagtattttttatattgtgtaaggtaaaataaatttatataattatttttagtttcatgcctatagtattaatatgattaattatgatttagtttattaattttttttatttttaatttatttcatatataaatgcaaaataaaaaaattttaaacttaaGTTAATATATTGTGATTATTTGAGATACATATACATTACtaagtcaatttttttttattttatgtaatggtaaaataaaattctatatatattttaatttcgtgGCTATAGTTCTAAcatgattaattatgatttagtCTATTACGgagtattatgtttttatttttgattttttttcatgtataaagacaaaatgaaaaaatggtaaatttaaataatgtattgTGAATTTTGAGCTATATATAATACGTTCacataggtttgtgttaaaatgacaacccctcttaaagtgacatcGTGACACaacttatacagcaatattataaacgctatacaacaatattacaaacactacacagcaatctataCATTGATGTATAGTgcgttggatattgctggacaagaaaaattgctaGATAAAGAGCAACAAATTGCTGGCCgtctttttcagattttttttcttttttttttccacgtgacagcttattattcatccacgtgtacaaatgattggctagaaatggtgatatgatgttattttaaggggtgatggcaccctaacatgccccattcacatatatagatatactccatataattgggaaaaagaaaaagagaatagtctcatcaaattttaaaaagcaCGCCTAGAATAATGTGAATAcataatgaagaaaaaaagatgaaatataaatatatgtgtaTTAATAGTTTATACTGTAATTTGaatagtttttaaatttcaaaattttattctacttaTAAGAACtagatattttatatagtgtaaTATCTATATTTCTACTACTTTCATTTGTCAGCTTCTAATTAATGGGACACATCACGTCATCATGCAACGTGGTGTATCCGGACCACTGAATATTTTctcgggacggagggagtatgtctCTTCAAAACTTTATAGCAGTACTATTTTTACATGACAGATGGAATATATTGATGCATGGATACAAATTTGTAGGCTTTAAACTTTTGagaattttaaaagttttttaattcat
This window contains:
- the LOC125203327 gene encoding 60S ribosomal protein L28-1-like, which encodes METEQAHRVMPAIPKSHIYFTTSSPSLFLKPPHCEILDSPFLSLSEMATVPGQLIWEIVKKNNSFLVKEFGNGTASVKFSKEPNNLYNLHSYKHSGLANKKTVTIQPGKDQSVLLATTKTKKQNKPSTLLNKSLMKKEFNRMAKAVVNQVADNHYRPDLKKAALARLSVVNRSLKVSKSGAKKKNRQRL